The sequence below is a genomic window from Halococcus salsus.
TCGCGGTGTAGGTGTAGGCGTCGTCCGGGTTGTCGTAGATCTCCATGCACGGCGCGGCCACGCCCGGCGAGTAGGCCAGGCTCAGGTCGCGCTGGGTGTTCGTCGGCTTGGTGGTCGAGATCTCTATCTTGCCGTGCGGCTCCTGGCTGTGATAATCGAGTGAATCCTCGTCGAGTCCCATGCCGTCCCTCTCTCACCGTGGTACAAAAAACTATCCGAAACCAATATTCGACGATCGACGAATTACGGCCCGAGCGCGTGGCGGACGATCCGCTCGCCGTCCACCTCGAACTCGCGGGTCGGCCACTCACCGGTCGCCGTGAGGACCTCGACCCCGTCGTCGACGAGCACCGTGTCCTCGCTCTTCGCGCCCTGGACGGTCGGGTTCCAGGCGTATCCCGCCGGGGTGGCGACCGGTTCGCTCGCCGTCGGTGTCGCCTTCCACTCCCGCCCCGCGAAGCCCGTCAGGCCGCCCTGGTGGTGTTCCTCCCACTCACCGGGATAGCCAGCGTCGGCGTAGGCGTCCTGTATCACCTCGAACAGGTCGGCCGCGGTGCCCTCGCCCGCGAGCCGGTTCGTCGCCGCGATGACCGCCGCCTCCACCGACATCGCCGCCTCGTGGCGCTCGACCAGCCACTCGGGTGGGTCGAAGGTCACGGTCCGCGTGACGCTCGCGTGGAGGCCGTCGCGGACCCCGGTGACCGTCAAGATGCCGTAGTCGCCGAGCTCGACGTCCTTCGGCGGGAAGTGGCGGTAGGCCTGCGCGCGCTCCGCGCTCGCGACGAGCGCGACCGGCGAGTCGACCCCGCGCTCGAACAGCGCCTCCCGGAGCCGGGCGGCGGCCTCGCGTTCGGTGGTCCCGGAATCGACCTCGTGACCGACCGCCTCGACCGCCGCCGCGGTGTCGGCACCGAGCGCCCGATACCGCTCGACGTCGATGTCGGTCAGCGGAACCCTGAGCCGCGCGGGATCGAGCGCTTCCATTCCGGGAACCTCGAAGTCCGCCGCCGCCGGCGTCGGCGAGCGCTCCGCGACCGCGTCGGGAAGCGTGGATTCGTACCACGGGAACGATTCGATCGGGGTGCCGTCGGGGAGTTCCTCCTCGGCGAGCCGCGGGGCTTCGATGGTGTCGGTGACGACCCGGACCTCGTCGCCGTCGTAGCCCGCCGCCGCCACGCCGGTCCCCGCCTCCCGGTCGACGACGTTGTCGCCGCCGGTGAGCCACGCGAAATTCGCCGGCCGGGCGAACCAGACCGCATCGAGGTCTTCGGCCGCGAGATACGTATCGAGTCGGTCGGTTTTCTCGCTCTCCGGATACACGTTCTCCCCCTCGCACGACGGCCCTAAATAGGTGTGCTCGGGACGGTCCGAGCCGGATCGAAAAGCCGTAAGTACGCTGCCCATCGAGTACGACTCATGGTCCGCTTTCGCCATCTGGCCGCCGTCACCACCGGGATGACGTTCGTCCTCATCCTTCTCGGGGTGTACACCGCCGCCGCGGGCGCGGGGCTGTCGTGCGGCGCGCGATGGCCGCTGTGCAACGGTGCGGTGTTCGGGCTGTTCCCCGCCGACTGGCCGAGCTTCATCGAGTGGTTCCACCGACTCGTCGCGATGATCACCGGCTTCGCCATCCTCGGGACGACCTACCTCGCGTGGCGACAGGACGAGGCCCGCCGCACGAAGTACGCGACGGTACTCGCGCTCGTCGCGCTCCCGATC
It includes:
- a CDS encoding COX15/CtaA family protein; translation: MVRFRHLAAVTTGMTFVLILLGVYTAAAGAGLSCGARWPLCNGAVFGLFPADWPSFIEWFHRLVAMITGFAILGTTYLAWRQDEARRTKYATVLALVALPIQVILGGATVTVYTPLVQVAHHGAALVIFGALIAATVWAYEATPDDPATADTAAAASAD
- a CDS encoding M24 family metallopeptidase, translating into MYPESEKTDRLDTYLAAEDLDAVWFARPANFAWLTGGDNVVDREAGTGVAAAGYDGDEVRVVTDTIEAPRLAEEELPDGTPIESFPWYESTLPDAVAERSPTPAAADFEVPGMEALDPARLRVPLTDIDVERYRALGADTAAAVEAVGHEVDSGTTEREAAARLREALFERGVDSPVALVASAERAQAYRHFPPKDVELGDYGILTVTGVRDGLHASVTRTVTFDPPEWLVERHEAAMSVEAAVIAATNRLAGEGTAADLFEVIQDAYADAGYPGEWEEHHQGGLTGFAGREWKATPTASEPVATPAGYAWNPTVQGAKSEDTVLVDDGVEVLTATGEWPTREFEVDGERIVRHALGP